A DNA window from Vigna angularis cultivar LongXiaoDou No.4 chromosome 1, ASM1680809v1, whole genome shotgun sequence contains the following coding sequences:
- the LOC108325878 gene encoding dynamin-related protein 4C, which translates to MAGGRKAITKAAASSQRGNNESVALVHEERSLALVVAPIVSSYNERIRPVLDAMENLRRLNIAKEGIQLPSIVVVGDQSSGKSSVLESLAGISLPRGQGICTRVPLIMRLQNHPLPSPELVLEYNGKSIMTDEANVSHAINCATEELAGHGKGISNNPLTLVVKKNGVPDLTMVDLPGITRVPVHGQPENIYDQIKDIIMEYIKPEESIILNVLSASVDFTTCESIRMSQSVDKTGLRTLAVVTKADKSPEGLLEKVTADDVNIGLGYVCVRNRIGDESYEEARIQEAMLFDSHKLLSKIDKSIIGIPVLAQKLVQVQAMSISKTLPEIIKKINEKLANNLSELENLPANLTSVADAMTAFMQIVGLTRETLIKILLRGEFDEYPEERNMHCTARLVEMLDSYSHDLYGCPESDTTMQFLMDEIKVLEEAKWIGLPNFMPRIAFLSILQKKVRGIRNMPIGFVENVWNYLENVLITVITRHCDNYHQLLVSAKRAAQVLISKKKQNSTNHVKEAIEMEMYTDYTCNPEFSQEYIRLISQKEAFVKEVLSDKQPLHVNLKGVGKIDAAHLRQYPSSVLNQAFDLKVRMISYWKIVQKRLIDIIALHLMLSIHRLVNCDLQTEIVQNLLSPSGGGIERLLEESPSIAGKREKLSRSVRVLRESKETVGNIIDRIGNYGDF; encoded by the coding sequence ATGGCTGGAGGAAGAAAGGCGATCACTAAGGCTGCTGCTTCTTCTCAACGTGGTAATAATGAGTCAGTTGCCTTAGTCCATGAAGAACGATCACTGGCTCTTGTTGTTGCACCAATTGTGTCTTCGTACAATGAGAGGATACGTCCAGTTCTGGATGCTATGGAAAATCTAAGGCGTCTTAACATTGCAAAGGAGGGAATTCagcttccttccattgtagTTGTTGGTGATCAATCATCTGGGAAGTCCAGTGTTCTTGAATCCTTGGCTGGTATTAGCTTGCCACGTGGCCAAGGTATTTGTACTAGGGTACCCTTGATCATGAGGCTCCAAAACCATCCTCTCCCAAGTCCAGAGCTTGTGTTGGAGTACAATGGAAAAAGCATCATGACCGATGAAGCAAACGTCTCTCATGCCATCAATTGTGCAACCGAAGAGCTTGCTGGCCATGGCAAAGGGATTTCAAATAACCCCTTGACTTTAGTGGTGAAGAAGAATGGTGTTCCGGATCTCACAATGGTTGATCTTCCTGGTATAACCCGGGTTCCTGTTCACGGGCAACCTGAGAATATTTATGACCAGATCAAGGACATTATCATGGAGTACATAAAGCCAGAAGAAAGTATCATCTTGAATGTTCTTTCTGCCAGTGTTGATTTCACTACTTGTGAGTCCATTAGGATGTCTCAGAGCGTTGACAAAACTGGGTTGAGAACATTGGCTGTGGTGACAAAGGCTGATAAGTCTCCAGAGGGATTGCTAGAGAAAGTGACTGCTGATGACGTCAACATCGGTTTGGGTTATGTTTGTGTCAGAAACAGAATCGGTGATGAGTCTTATGAGGAGGCTCGAATTCAAGAAGCGATGCTTTTTGATTCTCATAAATTGCTCTCGAAAATCGATAAGTCTATTATTGGAATTCCAGTTTTGGCTCAGAAACTGGTTCAAGTCCAGGCCATGAGCATTTCAAAAACTCTTCCTGAGATCATTAAAAAGATCAATGAGAAACTGGCAAATAATTTGTCGGAGTTAGAAAATTTGCCAGCAAACTTGACTTCGGTGGCTGACGCCATGACTGCATTTATGCAAATTGTAGGACTGACGAGGGAAACACTCATAAAAATTCTTCTCAGAGGAGAATTTGATGAGTATCCTGAGGAAAGAAACATGCATTGCACTGCTAGATTGGTGGAGATGTTAGATTCTTACTCGCATGATCTTTATGGCTGTCCTGAAAGTGATACCACCATGCAATTTCTTATGGACGAGATAAAGGTATTGGAAGAAGCAAAGTGGATTGGACTACCAAATTTTATGCCTCGCATTGCATTCCTCAGTATTCTGCAGAAGAAAGTCCGTGGTATTAGAAATATGCCTATAGGCTTTGTAGAAAATGTATGGAATTACCTCGAAAATGTATTGATTACCGTTATCACTCGTCATTGTGACAACTACCATCAGCTTTTGGTATCTGCAAAGCGTGCAGCCCAGGTTTTAATATCCAAGAAGaagcaaaattccacgaatcaTGTTAAAGAAGCAATTGAAATGGAAATGTACACGGATTACACGTGTAATCCTGAGTTTTCACAAGAATACATTAGGCTAATATCTCAGAAAGAAGCATTTGTGAAGGAAGTTTTGAGTGATAAACAGCCATTGCATGTGAATCTGAAAGGTGTGGGAAAAATTGATGCTGCTCATTTGAGACAATACCCATCCTCTGTTCTTAATCAAGCATTTGACCTTAAAGTGAGGATGATTTCGTATTGGAAAATAGTTCAGAAAAGGCTGATTGATATCATAGCCTTGCATCTGATGCTAAGTATCCATCGTCTTGTTAACTGTGATTTGCAGACAGAAATTGTGCAAAATCTGTTATCACCAAGTGGTGGTGGGATTGAGAGGCTGCTGGAGGAGTCGCCTTCCATCGCTGGTAAGCGTGAAAAACTTAGCAGGAGTGTGAGAGTGCTCAGAGAGAGCAAGGAAACTGTCGGAAATATAATCGACAGGATTGGAAACTACGGTGATTTTTAA
- the LOC108323912 gene encoding MACPF domain-containing protein CAD1: MIVIKVKRTSLLKKRRRTGRTKATQSNLNLLYPTSQELQVPCCCWTHKTVTQNQSTQPISCSFFCSSHPHISMENPTPTPSDSLTSTLCNSIQALGRGFDVTSDFRLLYCKGAPGSRLVYLDEEHATDLVLSRTLVLPNVPSDICCFPGQSSMEKIPVCTFHEMAKCFNEKSGLAEKFPLGSFNSMFNFTGSCIVDAPATKSLAMVGYFIRLFEVKLTNPNLVLNEEIRRSVPHSWDPASLASFIENYGTHIVTSATIGGRDVIYVRQHQSSSLSASDIENYVKDIGDDRFHDGKNISGPGPLKYKEKDVTVIFRRRGGNDLEQNHSKWVETVKLAPDIINMTFTPIVSLLEGVPGVNHLTRAIDLYLEYKPPIEDLQYFLDFQIARVWAPEQSNLQRKEPVCPSLQFSLMGPKLFVSSDQVTVGRKPVTGLRLGLEGNKQNRLAIHLQHFVSLPKNLLPHWDTHVAIGAPKWQGPEEQDSRWFEPIKWKNFSHVSTAPIEYTETSIGDLSGVHIVTGAQLGVWDFGAKNVLHLKLLFSKVPGCTIRRSVWDHNPSTPSAAQRPDSSSSLTKKGSDDKKEDTSTHIGKLAKIVDTTEMFKGPQDIPGHWLVTGAKLGVEKGKIVLRIKYSLLNY, from the exons ATGATTGTTATTAAAGTCAAACGCACGTCTCTtttgaagaaaaggagaagaacaGGCAGAACAAAAGCAACACAATCTAATCTTAATCTACTCTACCCAACAAGCCAAGAACTTCAGGTTCCATGTTGTTGTTGGACACATAAAACTGTTACTCAGAACCAATCAACACAACCCATTTCCTGTTCTTTCTTCTGTTCATCCCACCCACACATTTCAATGGAAAACCCAACACCAACACCCTCAGATTCTCTCACTTCTACCCTTTGCAACTCAATCCAAGCACTGGGGCGTGGCTTTGATGTCACATCTGATTTCCGCCTTCTATACTGCAAAGGGGCGCCTGGCTCCAGACTCGTCTATCTTGATGAGGAACATGCCACCGATCTTGTTCTCTCTCGTACTCTAGTTCTTCCTAATGTCCCTTCTGACATTTGTTGCTTCCCGGGGCAGAGTTCTATGGAGAAGATCCCTGTCTGCACCTTCCATGAG ATGGCAAAATGTTTCAATGAGAAGTCAGGCCTGGCAGAAAAATTTCCACTAGGAAGCTTCAATTCAATGTTCAATTTTACTGGCTCCTGCATTGTCGATGCACCAGCCACGAAATCCCTTGCCATGGTTGGGTATTTCATTCGACTGTTTGAAGTTAAACTCACCAATCCAAATTTAGTCTTGAATGAAGAAATTAGGCGTTCTGTTCCTCATTCTTGGGATCCAGCATCCTTGGCTAG TTTTATTGAGAATTATGGTACCCATATTGTTACATCAGCAACAATTGGCGGGAGGGATGTCATATATGTCAGGCAGCACCAATCATCTAGTTTGTCTGCCTCAGACATTGAGAACTATGTAAAGGACATTGGAGATGATAGGTTTCATGATGGAAAGAATATATCTGGTCCTGGTCCTTTAAAATACAAGGAGAAG GATGTTACTGTCATTTTTAGGAGGAGAGGCGGGAATGATCTTGAGCAAAATCACTCTAAATGGGTGGAGACTGTAAAACTGGCACCAGATATCATTAACATGACATTTACTCCCATTGTTTCTCTTCTTGAAGGAGTACCTGGGGTTAACCATTTGACCCGTGCCATTGATTTATATCTTGAAT ACAAACCACCCATCGAAGATCTACAGTATTTCTTGGATTTCCAGATAGCTCGAGTTTGGGCGCCTGAGCAGAGTAATCTACAAAGAAAGGAACCTGTCTGTCCATCCCTCCAGTTCAGTTTGATGGGACCAAAACTTTTTGTTAGTTCAGATCAG GTAACAGTTGGACGCAAGCCTGTGACTGGACTGAGACTTGGTCTAGAAGGCAACAAACAAAATCGACTTGCAATTCATCTGCAACATTTTGTCTCCCTCCCAAAAAATCTTCTACCTCACTGGGACACACACGTGGCCATAGGTGCTCCCAAGTGGCAAGGTCCAGAAGAACAAGACAGCCGTTGGTTTGAACCGATCAAATGGAAGAATTTCTCCCATGTAAGTACTGCACCAATTGAGTATACTGAAACTAGTATTGGAGACCTCTCTGGTGTTCACATTGTCACTGGAGCTCAGCTTGGTGTGTGGGACTTTGGAGCCAAAAATGTGTTACACCTCAAGCTCCTCTTCTCCAAAGTACCAGGTTGTACGATAAGACGGTCTGTTTGGGATCATAACCCCTCCACTCCTTCTGCTGCACAGAGGCCTGATTCTTCGTCATCATTGACAAAGAAAGGCTCCGATGACAAAAAGGAGGATACTTCAACTCACATAGGAAAACTGGCAAAAATTGTGGACACGACAGAAATGTTTAAGGGGCCTCAAGATATTCCTGGCCATTGGTTAGTCACAGGGGCTAAGCTTGGAGTGGAAAAAGGGAAAATTGTACTGAGGATAAAGTACTCTTTACTTAACTACTGA
- the LOC108325871 gene encoding protein NRT1/ PTR FAMILY 4.5 codes for MENRVADGNVERMQREGEDQLVVEGKVDWKGRKALKYKHGGMKVSLLIVAAFGMENMGTLSLAVNLVSYFNQNMHYELADAANMVTNYMGVSYMLSIVVALLADTWIGRYKAVVISGFFESLGLALLTIQAHKASIESPVCNVYVKGGGCEKVSGKLEAFLFIGLYLLAFGSAGVKASLPSHGADQFDERDPKEAMQMSNFFNCLFLGLCIGGAVSLTFNVYIENNNGWVWGFGISTAAIVFGTIIFALGLPLYRIHVARITNGIMEILQVYVAAIRNRNLPFPANPSQLYEIDKDKEAAVEIEYQPHTDIYRFLDKAAIQRNSDVEAENQKTPNPWKLCRVTQVENAKIILSMLPIFCCSIIMTLCLAQLQTFSIQQGSTMNTRIAKHFHIPPASIPIFPVVFLIIFVPFYDRICVPFLSRFTGISTGITHLQRIGVGLILSSLSMAVAAIIEVKRKGVARDNNMLDAFPVLQPLPLSIFWLSFQYFLFSIADMFTYVGLLEFFYSEAPKSLKSTSTCFLWCAMAVGYFLSSILVKIVNRATKNITASGGWLAGNNINRNHLNLFYWLLSILSLINFFVYLVVSKRYKYRPQHSAVTGGR; via the exons ATG GAAAATCGAGTTGCTGATGGGAATGTAGAGAGGATGCAGCGGGAGGGAGAAGATCAGCTGGTGGTTGAGGGAAAGGTTGATTGGAAAGGAAGAAAAGCTTTGAAATACAAACATGGAGGGATGAAGGTTTCATTGCTGATAGTTGCAGCATTTGGTATGGAGAACATGGGAACTCTGTCACTGGCAGTGAACTTGGTATCATACTTCAATCAAAACATGCATTATGAACTAGCAGATGCAGCTAACATGGTGACCAATTACATGGGTGTTAGTTACATGCTCTCCATTGTGGTGGCCCTTCTTGCTGACACTTGGATTGGCAGATACAAAGCCGTTGTCATTTCTGGATTCTTCGAGTCTTTG GGACTAGCATTGCTTACAATACAGGCACACAAGGCTAGCATAGAGTCACCGGTTTGCAACGTGTATGTGAAAGGTGGAGGTTGTGAAAAGGTCAGTGGGAAGCTGGAAGCTTTTCTCTTCATAGGGCTCTACTTGTTGGCCTTTGGCAGTGCAGGTGTGAAAGCTTCCTTGCCCTCACATGGTGCTGATCAGTTTGATGAGAGAGACCCTAAAGAAGCAATGCAAATGTCCAACTTCTTCAACTGTCTCTTCTTAGGACTCTGCATTGGTGGTGCAGTCAGCTTAACGTTTAATGTCTATATAGAAAACAATAATGGCTGGGTCTGGGGCTTCGGAATCTCCACAGCTGCTATTGTTTTCGGCACCATAATCTTTGCCTTAGGGTTACCACTATACCGAATTCATGTTGCACGCATAACAAACGGAATCATGGAGATATTACAGGTCTACGTTGCTGCAATTCGCAACAGAAACCTTCCCTTTCCTGCAAATCCTAGCCAACTATATGAGATTGATAAGGACAAAGAAGCTGCAGTAGAAATAGAGTATCAACCTCATACAGATATTTACAG GTTCTTGGACAAAGCAGCCATCCAAAGGAATTCTGATGTTGAAGCCGAGAATCAAAAGACTCCAAACCCATGGAAACTATGCAGAGTGACACAAGTGGAAAATGCCAAAATCATTCTGAGCATGCTCCCTATATTCTGCTGCTCAATCATAATGACCCTTTGCTTAGCACAACTCCAAACCTTCTCTATTCAACAGGGCTCCACCATGAACACCAGGATCGCCAAGCATTTTCACATCCCACCTGCATCCATACCAATCTTCCCAGTTGTcttcttaataatttttgtccCTTTCTATGATCGCATCTGTGTGCCCTTTCTAAGCAGATTCACTGGTATCTCCACTGGGATCACGCACTTGCAGCGCATAGGAGTTGGCCTAATACTCTCATCCCTCTCCATGGCAGTTGCAGCAATCATAGAGGTGAAGAGGAAAGGAGTTGCAAGAGACAACAACATGCTTGATGCATTTCCAGTACTGCAGCCATTGCCATTGAGCATATTCTGGCTTTCTTTtcagtattttttatttagcaTAGCTGACATGTTTACCTACGTGGGACTTCTTGAGTTTTTCTATTCAGAGGCACCAAAAAGCCTTAAATCCACGTCTACATGCTTTCTGTGGTGCGCCATGGCCGTTGGCTATTTTCTGAGCTCCATATTGGTGAAAATCGTGAATAGAGCAACCAAGAATATTACTGCAAGTGGAGGCTGGTTAGCAGGGAACAATATTAACAGAAACCATCTTAACTTATTCTACTGGTTACTTTCCATATTGAGCTTGATCAACTTCTTCGTCTATTTGGTCGTTTCAAAGAGGTACAAGTACAGGCCTCAACACTCTGCAGTTACTGGCGGCAGATAA